CATCAAAAATGGCCTGACTGGTCATGTCGTCGAGGTCTCGCTGGTATAGGGTGGCTTTGGTCGCGGGACCTGTTCCGGAGATACAGACGAGGCGGCCGCCGTCAGCAAGCTGCTGGCAGAGCTTTTCGGGTTCCACCCCGATGCAGCCTTCGACCAGAATCACATCATAAGGCGCGGCCTTCGGGTATCCATCTACCAGAATCCCCTGAACGATCTCAATATTGCCTGTCTGCGCCAAAGTCGTTTTGGCCGCGTGGAAAAGTGCCTCATCCTGCTCCAGCGCGACCACCGAAGCCGCCAGTTGTGACAGCAGCGCCGCCGCATATCCCGTGGCGCAACCCACATCCAATGCTCGATCTTCCGGCGCGATGTTGAGGGCCTGAAGCATTTTTGCCAGAACCATCGGCTTCAGCATACGGCGGCCCTCCCCGCCCACCGGCAAATCGAGATCGAGATAAGCCAGGCCGGACGACGATTTTGGTACGAACAGCTCGCGCGGTGTTTCCAGCATCGCGTGAATCAAAGGACGATCGGTGACATCGGCGGTGCGGACCTGTGTGTCCACCATCGTACGGCGCAAGGCTGCGAAATCGGCCATCGGGGCATCCGGAAGTATTGCAGAAGGCATTGATTGTGCCGCTTCTGCGGCAGGCCACACCAAAACGCAAGATATGACGGGAACAAGACGGCATCTCGCATCCGATGTGTTGCCGCAGCGCAGTGCCTCCTATATGACGACCGCCTGGGGCCACGTGGCGGAGTGGTTACGCAGAGGACTGCAAATCCTTGCACCCCGGTTCGATTCCGGGCGTGGCCTCCAGATTCACACCATCGATGTCCTGAGGCCTATGATTTTGGCGCAAAACGCCAAAACCACAGCCGATTTCAACATCGAAGCTTTGCAATCCGCGGCAGCTTTGTTATAGCCGCGCGGCGTTCCCCGGTAGCTCAGTGGTAGAGCAACCGGCTGTTAACCGGTTGGTCGCTGGTTCGAATCCGGCCCGGGGAGCCAGTTTTTTTCACACACTACCGTTTGCGAGTTGCGTACCACCGTCCTGCAGCAGTAATTGCTGACTGCCGCACGCTCGCCCCGCCGGCGCCGGATCGCATCACACTTGGTGCGATTAAAACTCCTCCC
The genomic region above belongs to Pseudorhodoplanes sinuspersici and contains:
- a CDS encoding protein-L-isoaspartate O-methyltransferase family protein → MADFAALRRTMVDTQVRTADVTDRPLIHAMLETPRELFVPKSSSGLAYLDLDLPVGGEGRRMLKPMVLAKMLQALNIAPEDRALDVGCATGYAAALLSQLAASVVALEQDEALFHAAKTTLAQTGNIEIVQGILVDGYPKAAPYDVILVEGCIGVEPEKLCQQLADGGRLVCISGTGPATKATLYQRDLDDMTSQAIFDASGASLPGFAKPAAFVF